TAAAAAACGAAAAGGTCGTCTGAAAACCTGTTTTCAGACGGCCTTTTGTTGTTATCTATAACGGATCGTGCTTTATGTTGTTTCGCAGCAAAAGCAACCGCAAAAATATGCTGGGATTGTTTCTGTATGTCTTGTCAGGAAAAGGAAGAATAATGCTGGATTTCTAGAAAACGGTTAGGTTGATGCAAACGGGCAAATACGTTGAATTTTAGATATAAAAATTCAGACGACCTTGAGGGCGTTTCAAAGGTCGTCTGAAAATACAAATTCCGCTATAAACCGCAAGTTTTCGGCTTGTTTGCCAGAATGTTGATGATCTTTCGTTCAGGTTTGGATGGGGTGATTTTGATTTCACTTTCGTCTTCTTCGCTGCCGTCGGAATAGCGTTCAGGCATTTTTTCGCTGTCAAACGCCAAGTCGCCACCGTGTTTTAAGGTTTGACCGCGCTCCAAACCGACGAAGTCGAAAAGCTCTGGGTCGGCGAGATGGGAGGGGACGACGTTTTGCAGGGCGGAGAACATGGACTCGATACGTCCGGGGAAGCGCTTGTCCCAATCGCGTAGCATATCGCCTATGACTTGGCGTTGCAGGTTGGGCTGAGAGCCGCAGAGGTTGCACGGGATGATTGGGAACTGCTTCAGTTCGGCGTATTTAATCAAATCTTTTTCTTTTACATACGCCAGCGGGCGGATGACGATGTGTTCGCCGTTGTCGCTGACCAGTTTGGGCGGCATGGCTTTGAGTTTGCCGCCGTAAAACATATTTAAAAACATGGTGGCGAGGATGTCGTCGCGGTGGTGTCCCAAGGCGATTTTGGTGCAGCCCAATTCTTTTGCGGTACGGTAGAGGATGCCGCGGCGCAGGCGGCTGCACAGCGAACAAGTCGTTTTGCCTTCGTCCAACACGCGTTTGACGGTGGAGTAGGTGTCTTCTTCAACGATTTTATACGGCACACCTATGCTTTCGAGATAGGTCGGCAGCACTTCTTCGGGGAAGCCCGGCTGCTTTTGGTCGAGATTGACGGCAACCAGCTCGAAATCAATCGGCGCGCTGGCTTGGAGCTGGCGCAGGATGTCTAATAGGGCGTAGCTGTCTTTGCCGCCGGAGAGGCAGACCATGATTTTGTCGCCCGGCTCTATCATGTTGAAATCGTTAATCGCGTCGCCGACGGCGTGGCGCAGGCGTTTGTTGAGTTTGTTGTTTTCTAATTCTTGCTTGGTTTTTTTGGACATGGCAGTTTGTACTTTGAAATAAGGAAAAATTTAAGGGCGGTATTGTACCGCAAAAAGCGTTTGGAAACCGCATATTAGAAAAAGAATAGGGGGCGGATTTAGATTTGAAGTACAATATTTTTCTCAATAGAAAGATTTGTGTCTAGGATGGATTTCTTTGTCGTGTTGAGAATGGGATATCTGAATCGGAATCGGGTATGAATTGATAACAGATAGATGATTGCATATGTTTGGGAAATGATGGGAGTGATATTGTTTTGAAATTATAGAAGCCGGTTTCTGTGGTATACAGAAACCGGCTTGTACGAAACGTCTGAACAGGTGTCTATAGATATCTAAAATTTAGGAATAACGCTTTTTCAGACGACCTTTTATTCCCATCAGGGCAATTAACGGCTGCGTTCGATAAAACGGTAATAGGTTTCGCCGTCTTGGACGTAACCCAATTCCACACGGGCAATTTCAGAAATCGCTTCTTGACCGTTCGCTAAATCATCGACTTCCGCAGCAAGGAACTGATTGCGCAAAGTGAGCGTCTGGTTTTTTTCCTCCTGCACGGAAAGTTGTTCCTGCAATTCTTCCGTATGCCCGATACTGCCTTTTCCAAACCAAAGGCTGTATTGGCAGTAAGCAAGCGCGATGGATAAAACAACAGTTACCCACTTCATACATCAATACCTTTTCTTATTTGCCCAGTTGATAGAATGCGGCTTTGCCGGGGTAGTAGGCAGCTTCTGCCAATTCTTCCTCGATGCGCAGCAGTTGGTTGTATTTCGCCATGCGGTCGGAGCGGCTCAATGAGCCGGTTTTGATCTGCATACAGTTGGTAGCGACTGCCAAGTCGGCAATGGTGCTGTCTTCGGTTTCGCCCGAACGGTGGCTCATTACACTGGCGTAACGGCTGCGTTTTGCCAAGTCAACCGCTTGCAAGGTTTCGCTCAAAGTACCGATTTGGTTGACTTTGACCAGCAATGCGTTTGCCACGCCTTTTTCGATGCCTTCGGCAAGGATTTTCGGATTGGTTACGAACAAGTCATCGCCGACCAGTTGTACTTTGCTGCCGAGTTTTTCGGTAAGGAGTTTCCAGCCTTCCCAGTCGTTTTCATCCATACCGTCTTCGATGGAGATAATCGGGAATTCGTTAACCAAGCCCTCGAGGTATTCGGCAAATTCTGCGCTGGTGTAAGAACGGCCTTCGGCTTCCAAGTGGTATTTGCCGTCTTTGTAGAACTCGCTGGATGCGCAGTCCAAAGCAAACAAGACATCATCGCCTGCTTTGTAACCAGCGGCTTCGGTTGCTTCAACCATCAGTTGCAGGGCTTCTTTGTGGCTGTTCAGGTTAGGTGCGAAACCGCCTTCATCTCCGACAGTAGTCGGGAAGCCTTTACCGTCGCACAGTTTTTTCAGCGCGTGGAAAATTTCGGCGCCGCAGCGCAGGGCTTCGCGGAAGGATTTTGCGCCGACAGGCATAATCATAAATTCTTGAATGTTCAGGCTGTTATTGGCATGTTCGCCGCCGTTGATAACGTTCATCATCGGAACAGGCAAAGCCATAGGACCGGCGCCGCCCAAGTAACGGTACAGCGGCAGACCTGAATCTTCGGCAGCCGCGCGGGCAACAGCCATAGAAACTGCCAAAGTAGCATTCGCACCCAAATTGCCTTTGTTTTCAGTGCCGTCCAGCTCGATCATGATTTTGTCGATGTAGGACTGTTCGTTGGCATCGATGCCGATCAGGGCTTGGGCAATTTGGTTGTTGACGTGTTCAACTGCTTTCAATACGCCTTTGCCCGAGTAGCGGGATTTGTCGCCGTCGCGAAGTTCCAAAGCCTCTTTTTGACCGGTAGACGCACCGCTCGGTACGGCGGCACGGCCCATTACGCCGGACTCCAGCAATACATCGCATTCTACGGTGGGGTTGCCGCGTGAATCCAAAATCTCGCGGGCAAAAATATCAACGATTGCGCTCATGAATATTCTCCAAATGAGGATGAAAAAAGAAAAGTAGCTTTGTTACATTTCAGACGACCTGTGAGTATCGCTGAAAGCACATCAACGGCGATTATACCGATGGTGGCGCCAAAACTGCTATGAAACCGACTGTAAGTTTGTTTCACGTCAACATCGGTTTGCACAGGGAGCAATATATGCTCAAACAGCCCCGTATTCTAACAGTTTTTGAGATTTTAGGGCAGGGTAACTTGCTGTAAAGGCTTGGTTTGGAAGGTCGTCTGAAAAAACGAAATTTGTTTCAATTGTCAGGTTTCTAATTGATGGCATAATAGTTATTTAGGCTGGAATTTAATTGAGCGTTCTGATTTTCAAAAAAAAAATTGAATTTTTATTTAAGTTCACATAGAAAGAGATGCTATGATGCCGATGAGTTAAGGTTGGAATAAGGAATA
The DNA window shown above is from Neisseria sicca and carries:
- the eno gene encoding phosphopyruvate hydratase; amino-acid sequence: MSAIVDIFAREILDSRGNPTVECDVLLESGVMGRAAVPSGASTGQKEALELRDGDKSRYSGKGVLKAVEHVNNQIAQALIGIDANEQSYIDKIMIELDGTENKGNLGANATLAVSMAVARAAAEDSGLPLYRYLGGAGPMALPVPMMNVINGGEHANNSLNIQEFMIMPVGAKSFREALRCGAEIFHALKKLCDGKGFPTTVGDEGGFAPNLNSHKEALQLMVEATEAAGYKAGDDVLFALDCASSEFYKDGKYHLEAEGRSYTSAEFAEYLEGLVNEFPIISIEDGMDENDWEGWKLLTEKLGSKVQLVGDDLFVTNPKILAEGIEKGVANALLVKVNQIGTLSETLQAVDLAKRSRYASVMSHRSGETEDSTIADLAVATNCMQIKTGSLSRSDRMAKYNQLLRIEEELAEAAYYPGKAAFYQLGK
- the ftsB gene encoding cell division protein FtsB, coding for MKWVTVVLSIALAYCQYSLWFGKGSIGHTEELQEQLSVQEEKNQTLTLRNQFLAAEVDDLANGQEAISEIARVELGYVQDGETYYRFIERSR
- the ttcA gene encoding tRNA 2-thiocytidine(32) synthetase TtcA, which codes for MSKKTKQELENNKLNKRLRHAVGDAINDFNMIEPGDKIMVCLSGGKDSYALLDILRQLQASAPIDFELVAVNLDQKQPGFPEEVLPTYLESIGVPYKIVEEDTYSTVKRVLDEGKTTCSLCSRLRRGILYRTAKELGCTKIALGHHRDDILATMFLNMFYGGKLKAMPPKLVSDNGEHIVIRPLAYVKEKDLIKYAELKQFPIIPCNLCGSQPNLQRQVIGDMLRDWDKRFPGRIESMFSALQNVVPSHLADPELFDFVGLERGQTLKHGGDLAFDSEKMPERYSDGSEEDESEIKITPSKPERKIINILANKPKTCGL